A window of the Butyricimonas faecalis genome harbors these coding sequences:
- a CDS encoding type I restriction endonuclease subunit R, whose protein sequence is MTPEEKARIKIDQWFTDAGWEVVNRDDYEPTCTAVAIREGLLKGNLEADYFLFINGKAVGVLEAKREETDAFASKVCEQVALYARSVPNIYQTYQKPLPFIFTSNGKELYFCDFREPDSYFKPIMAIPTPHELVKKLGIEDTFAGLPTLKKNGLRDCQYEAVTELEKSFRAGQKRALMVLATGAGKTYTACLAAYRMLSYTPMRRVLFLVDRNNLGKQAEGEFGTFRLTENGDAFNTIFTVNRLRSSSIPSDSNVVISTIQRLFSFLKGEAIEDNDDDDESEPIEEVTLPPNPNLPHDYFDMIIIDECHRSIYGNWRKVLEYFDTARLVGLTATPIPETMAFFDNNRIVNYTLEKSIVDGVNVDCRVYRIKTQVTETGGAILEGEKVKEETRYTGEVKTVSNKETKTYTNKELNRSVINPAQIKLILSTYRDVVYTELFNDPQREPNMDYLPKTLIFALNEAHATNIVQIAKEVFGRTDDRFVQKITYSAGDSNELIRQFRNDKDFRIAVTCTLVATGTDVKSLEVVMFMRDVESLPLYIQMKGRGVRTIGDEQLRNVTPNAFSKDCFYLVDAVGVTEHEKTIPTATDEPTTKTITLKELLERISHGYIPDEYLKRLAATLARIFNKADDSQRAEFARLSHDDMKELSARIYDALEKGILPPFISTNESNNERKGLVSPLANHADARKYLLILAAGFVNTLMPGEDTLISKGFSIEDAKTTTEAFEEFCKENADEIEALRIIYNNEGEPITYLMLKDLENKLKMANNHFTPKQIWNSYAILSPNKVKRSTTKEESDALTNIIQLVRFAYHQIERLDSVVATSKQYFNLWLGQAQREITDKQREVISRIVDYIASNGACTVKDIRKDDATHAAQMIKTFGNMQKADEALHSLYTFVVLRKAA, encoded by the coding sequence ATGACTCCTGAAGAAAAAGCAAGAATAAAGATAGACCAGTGGTTTACTGATGCAGGTTGGGAAGTTGTCAATAGGGATGATTATGAACCTACTTGTACGGCCGTAGCTATAAGAGAAGGTTTATTGAAAGGAAATCTTGAAGCAGATTATTTCCTTTTTATTAATGGGAAAGCAGTGGGTGTGCTTGAAGCTAAACGTGAAGAAACGGATGCTTTTGCTTCAAAAGTATGCGAGCAAGTAGCCTTATACGCGAGAAGTGTTCCGAATATCTATCAGACATACCAAAAGCCATTGCCTTTTATCTTTACCTCGAATGGCAAGGAACTATATTTCTGTGATTTTCGTGAACCGGATTCTTATTTCAAGCCGATAATGGCTATCCCTACGCCACATGAATTGGTCAAGAAACTGGGGATTGAGGATACATTTGCCGGACTTCCAACATTGAAAAAGAATGGGCTTCGTGATTGTCAATATGAAGCAGTAACAGAACTTGAAAAGAGTTTCCGTGCTGGTCAAAAACGGGCATTGATGGTTCTTGCCACTGGTGCCGGTAAAACTTATACGGCTTGTCTTGCTGCTTACCGAATGCTTTCTTATACACCAATGCGTAGGGTGTTGTTTCTTGTCGACAGAAATAATCTTGGGAAACAGGCAGAAGGAGAATTTGGAACTTTCCGTCTGACAGAGAATGGAGACGCATTCAATACTATCTTTACGGTCAATCGTCTTCGCTCGTCTTCTATCCCTTCTGATAGCAATGTGGTTATCTCTACAATACAACGTCTGTTCTCATTCTTGAAAGGAGAAGCTATTGAGGATAATGATGACGATGATGAGAGCGAACCTATAGAAGAAGTAACTTTGCCTCCCAATCCCAATTTGCCGCACGATTACTTTGATATGATTATTATAGATGAGTGCCATCGCTCCATTTATGGAAACTGGCGCAAGGTGCTGGAGTATTTTGATACGGCAAGATTAGTAGGTTTGACAGCGACACCTATTCCCGAAACAATGGCATTTTTCGATAACAATCGCATTGTTAACTATACATTGGAAAAGAGTATCGTTGATGGTGTGAATGTGGATTGTAGAGTGTATCGAATAAAAACGCAAGTTACAGAAACAGGTGGAGCTATATTAGAGGGAGAGAAAGTAAAGGAAGAAACAAGATATACGGGTGAGGTTAAGACTGTGAGTAACAAGGAGACCAAAACCTACACCAATAAAGAACTTAATCGAAGCGTTATCAATCCGGCGCAAATAAAGTTGATTCTTTCTACTTATCGGGATGTGGTTTATACAGAACTTTTCAATGACCCTCAGCGTGAGCCAAATATGGATTATTTGCCTAAGACATTGATTTTTGCTCTCAATGAAGCACACGCTACCAATATTGTACAGATAGCCAAAGAGGTGTTTGGAAGAACAGATGACCGATTTGTTCAGAAAATCACCTATTCAGCAGGTGATAGTAACGAACTGATACGCCAATTCCGCAACGATAAGGATTTCCGTATTGCAGTTACTTGTACGTTGGTTGCTACCGGAACGGATGTAAAATCGCTGGAAGTAGTAATGTTTATGCGTGATGTAGAATCCCTTCCACTTTATATTCAGATGAAAGGGCGTGGAGTGCGTACTATTGGTGATGAACAATTGCGCAATGTCACTCCAAACGCATTCAGTAAGGATTGTTTTTATTTGGTTGATGCGGTAGGCGTGACAGAACATGAAAAGACAATTCCAACAGCAACAGATGAGCCTACGACTAAAACTATCACGCTGAAGGAGCTGTTAGAACGTATCAGTCACGGTTATATTCCAGATGAATATCTCAAACGACTTGCAGCTACGCTTGCCCGAATATTCAATAAAGCGGATGATTCGCAACGGGCAGAGTTCGCTCGTTTATCTCATGATGATATGAAAGAACTCTCTGCCAGAATATATGATGCGCTTGAAAAAGGCATTCTTCCACCGTTTATTAGTACGAATGAATCCAATAACGAACGCAAAGGATTGGTGTCTCCGCTTGCCAATCATGCAGATGCTCGGAAATACCTCCTTATACTTGCAGCCGGATTCGTTAATACGTTAATGCCCGGAGAAGATACACTTATCTCAAAAGGGTTCTCAATTGAAGATGCAAAAACCACAACGGAGGCATTTGAGGAATTTTGTAAAGAGAATGCGGATGAAATAGAAGCTCTCCGTATTATCTATAACAATGAAGGCGAACCGATAACTTATTTAATGTTGAAAGATCTGGAAAATAAACTGAAAATGGCAAACAATCATTTTACCCCAAAACAAATATGGAATTCGTATGCCATTCTTTCTCCTAATAAAGTAAAGCGTTCTACGACTAAAGAAGAAAGCGATGCCTTAACGAACATCATACAACTGGTACGCTTTGCTTACCACCAAATAGAGAGATTGGATAGTGTGGTTGCTACATCCAAGCAATATTTCAACTTGTGGTTGGGACAAGCCCAGCGTGAAATAACCGACAAACAACGTGAAGTTATCAGTCGTATTGTGGATTACATAGCTTCTAATGGGGCTTGTACGGTCAAAGATATTCGTAAAGATGATGCGACTCATGCAGCCCAAATGATTAAGACGTTTGGCAATATGCAGAAAGCAGACGAGGCACTTCATTCACTTTACACATTTGTAGTATTAAGAAAAGCAGCATAA
- a CDS encoding type I restriction-modification system subunit M: MATNNATEQSLTKKVWNLATTLAGQGIGFTDYITQLTYLLFLKMDAENVEMFGEESAIPTGYQWNDLISLDGLDLVKQYEETLKQLSEQDNLIGTIYTKAQNKIDKPVYLKKVITMIDEEQWLIMDGDVKGAIYESILEKNGQDKKSGAGQYFTPRPLIQAMVDCINPQMGETVCDPACGTGGFLLTAYDYMKEQSASKEKRDFLRDKALHGVDNTPLVVTLASMNLYLHGIGTDRSPIVCEDSLEKEPSTLVDVILANPPFGTRPAGSVDINRPDFYVETKNNQLNFLQHMMLMLKTGGRAAVVLPDNVLFEAGAGETIRKRLLQDFNLHTILRLPTGIFYAQGVKANVLFFSKGQSTKEIWFYDYRTDIKHTLATNKLERHHLDDFVSCYNNRVETYDAENNPQGRWRKYPIDEIFARDKTSLDITWIKQGGEMDDRSLAELMADIKDKSQTISAAVAELEKLLASIEEN, from the coding sequence ATGGCAACAAATAATGCAACAGAGCAATCGCTTACCAAAAAAGTATGGAATCTGGCAACAACTCTTGCCGGACAAGGTATAGGTTTCACCGATTACATCACTCAACTGACCTATCTTTTATTTTTGAAGATGGATGCCGAGAATGTAGAAATGTTTGGAGAGGAATCGGCAATACCGACAGGGTATCAATGGAACGATTTGATTTCTCTTGATGGTTTGGATTTGGTCAAGCAATACGAAGAAACGCTTAAACAACTTAGCGAGCAGGATAATCTGATTGGTACAATTTATACCAAAGCACAAAACAAGATAGACAAGCCTGTTTATCTGAAAAAGGTCATTACTATGATTGATGAGGAGCAATGGCTCATTATGGACGGTGATGTGAAAGGTGCTATCTACGAAAGTATTCTTGAAAAGAACGGGCAGGATAAGAAAAGTGGCGCAGGGCAGTATTTTACACCTCGTCCTCTTATTCAGGCAATGGTAGATTGTATTAATCCGCAAATGGGGGAAACCGTTTGTGACCCTGCTTGTGGTACGGGTGGATTCTTGCTTACGGCTTACGACTACATGAAAGAGCAGTCTGCAAGTAAAGAAAAGCGTGATTTCTTGCGTGATAAAGCTTTGCATGGTGTGGATAATACGCCTTTAGTGGTGACGCTCGCTTCCATGAATCTATATTTGCATGGTATAGGTACAGACCGCAGTCCGATTGTGTGTGAAGATTCTTTGGAAAAAGAACCGTCAACGCTTGTTGATGTGATACTTGCCAATCCTCCTTTTGGTACTCGTCCGGCTGGCTCTGTGGACATCAATCGCCCGGATTTCTATGTGGAGACCAAGAATAACCAGTTGAACTTCCTCCAACACATGATGCTTATGCTCAAAACAGGAGGACGTGCAGCAGTGGTACTTCCTGACAATGTTCTTTTTGAAGCAGGAGCAGGTGAGACTATTCGTAAACGCCTATTGCAGGATTTTAATCTGCATACAATCTTGCGCTTGCCTACAGGTATCTTCTATGCTCAAGGCGTAAAAGCAAACGTGTTGTTTTTCAGCAAAGGACAATCAACCAAAGAAATATGGTTTTACGATTACCGTACAGACATAAAGCACACGCTTGCTACCAACAAACTGGAACGTCATCATTTGGATGATTTTGTTTCTTGCTACAATAATCGGGTGGAAACTTATGATGCTGAAAATAATCCGCAAGGTCGCTGGCGGAAATACCCTATAGATGAAATTTTTGCCCGAGACAAAACAAGTCTTGACATTACTTGGATAAAGCAGGGTGGTGAGATGGACGACCGTTCATTGGCAGAACTAATGGCTGACATAAAAGATAAAAGCCAAACAATAAGTGCGGCTGTTGCTGAACTTGAAAAACTGCTCGCAAGTATTGAAGAAAATTGA
- a CDS encoding PDDEXK nuclease domain-containing protein, which translates to MGKDIITNDKDINDLFLKVVDLVTQARRRVATAVNIAEVYTKFHIGQYIVEYEQKGERRAEYGKSVLKELSKRLTDRLGDGWSYSNLRQIRQFYLVYGNLTTSGYQFEDVQKANQWLADYPKAEEYISEPTFALSWSHYLILMRVENPDARSFYEIECTQQQWSKRQLSRQVGSCLYERLALSRNKDEVMRLAKEGQTIGKPSDIIKNPITLEFLGLKPDAVYSESKLENAIINKMQQFLLELGKGFLFEARQKRFTFDEQHFFVDLVFYNRLLQCYVLIDLKIDKLTHQDLGQMQMYVNYYDRYVKQNFEKSTIGILLCREKNDALVELTLPKDANIYASAYQLYLPNKALLQAKVKEWIEEFEENEELKKLEENE; encoded by the coding sequence ATGGGAAAAGACATTATCACAAATGATAAAGATATAAACGACCTGTTCTTGAAGGTTGTTGACCTCGTCACGCAGGCAAGGAGACGTGTGGCAACAGCTGTCAATATAGCAGAGGTCTATACTAAGTTCCATATCGGACAATATATAGTAGAATATGAGCAAAAGGGAGAGAGAAGAGCCGAATATGGAAAGTCTGTGCTGAAAGAACTTTCCAAACGTCTGACTGATAGACTGGGCGATGGATGGTCATATTCTAATTTACGTCAAATTCGACAGTTTTATTTGGTTTACGGTAATTTGACAACCAGTGGTTATCAATTTGAAGATGTCCAAAAGGCTAACCAGTGGTTAGCAGATTATCCGAAGGCAGAGGAATATATCTCTGAACCGACATTCGCTCTCTCATGGTCTCATTATCTTATACTGATGAGGGTTGAAAATCCAGATGCCCGCAGTTTCTATGAAATAGAATGTACCCAACAACAATGGTCTAAAAGACAACTCAGCCGTCAAGTAGGAAGCTGTCTTTATGAGAGATTGGCTTTGAGCCGTAACAAAGATGAAGTAATGCGGTTGGCTAAAGAAGGGCAAACTATTGGGAAACCATCGGACATTATCAAGAATCCCATAACATTAGAGTTTCTTGGTCTGAAACCTGATGCAGTTTACTCCGAGTCTAAATTGGAGAATGCCATTATCAACAAGATGCAGCAGTTCCTATTAGAACTTGGCAAAGGGTTCCTCTTTGAAGCAAGGCAGAAAAGGTTCACGTTTGATGAGCAGCATTTCTTTGTTGACTTGGTATTTTACAATCGTTTACTGCAATGCTATGTGCTTATAGATCTGAAGATAGACAAACTTACTCATCAAGACCTCGGACAGATGCAGATGTATGTCAACTACTATGACCGCTATGTCAAACAAAACTTTGAAAAGTCGACAATTGGCATTCTGCTGTGCAGGGAGAAGAACGATGCACTTGTGGAACTCACCTTGCCTAAAGATGCTAACATCTATGCTTCTGCTTATCAACTCTATCTTCCCAACAAGGCTTTATTGCAAGCCAAGGTGAAGGAGTGGATTGAAGAGTTTGAAGAGAATGAGGAATTAAAGAAACTGGAAGAAAATGAATAG
- a CDS encoding restriction endonuclease subunit S: protein MDTKALRQKILDLAIHGKLVPQDPNDEPASVLLERIKAEKERLIKEGKIKRSKKSAKTSDTPHYPYLLPEGWEWCKLEDIVSFGGGKTPSMDNKEYWDNGSHLWVTSKDMKYSHITNSLMKITDKALEVMTTYKKGTLLVVTRSGILRHTLPLSILEKPATVNQDLKTISPHLLELSEYLYVVIKANEQFILKEYHKDGTTVDSIDFDKFKCLPIPLAPIAEQRRIIVETKHWFALIDQIEQGKTDLQAVIKQTKSKILDLAMHGKLVPQDPNDKPAFELLKRINPDFTPCDNGHSEKLPQNWVWVKGKNIFFPMKSTKPKNNEFQYIDIDSIDNKQQIINEIKTIKTPNAPSRASRYTQKNDVIFSMVRPYLRNIAKVVTNNCIASTGFYVCSAIPQILNSNYCYYLMVSDYVVNGLNQFMKGDNSPSINKGHIDEWLFPLPPLTEQQRIVQKIEELFSVLDNVQNALEV from the coding sequence ATGGATACAAAAGCATTACGTCAAAAGATACTCGATCTTGCGATACATGGAAAACTTGTACCGCAAGATCCAAACGATGAACCTGCATCAGTTCTGCTCGAACGAATCAAGGCTGAAAAAGAACGACTGATAAAGGAAGGCAAAATCAAGCGGAGCAAGAAGTCTGCAAAGACTTCCGATACGCCCCATTATCCCTACTTGTTGCCGGAGGGCTGGGAATGGTGTAAATTAGAAGATATTGTTTCTTTTGGTGGAGGTAAAACTCCGTCAATGGATAATAAAGAATATTGGGATAATGGAAGCCATCTGTGGGTAACTTCTAAAGATATGAAGTATAGCCATATAACAAACTCTCTGATGAAAATCACAGATAAGGCTTTGGAAGTAATGACAACATATAAGAAAGGTACATTACTCGTAGTAACACGTAGTGGTATATTGAGGCATACTCTTCCTCTTTCTATATTAGAAAAGCCTGCTACAGTTAACCAAGATTTAAAAACAATTTCACCTCATCTACTGGAACTATCTGAATATCTTTATGTTGTCATTAAAGCTAACGAGCAATTTATCTTAAAAGAATACCATAAAGATGGAACAACAGTAGATAGTATTGATTTTGATAAGTTCAAATGCTTACCAATTCCTTTAGCCCCTATCGCAGAGCAAAGACGTATAATTGTTGAAACAAAGCATTGGTTTGCTTTGATTGACCAAATAGAGCAGGGCAAAACTGATTTACAAGCCGTCATTAAGCAAACTAAATCAAAAATCCTTGACCTTGCCATGCATGGAAAACTCGTACCACAAGATCCGAATGATAAACCAGCATTCGAGTTGTTGAAACGCATAAATCCTGACTTCACACCTTGTGATAACGGGCATAGTGAGAAGTTGCCTCAAAATTGGGTTTGGGTAAAAGGAAAGAATATCTTTTTCCCTATGAAATCGACAAAACCCAAGAACAACGAATTTCAATATATCGATATTGATTCCATTGATAATAAACAGCAAATAATAAACGAAATTAAAACAATAAAAACTCCCAACGCACCAAGTAGAGCCAGCCGTTACACTCAAAAGAATGACGTTATATTTTCGATGGTTCGTCCTTATTTGCGCAATATAGCAAAGGTTGTTACTAATAATTGTATAGCATCGACAGGATTTTACGTGTGTAGTGCTATTCCACAAATTCTAAATTCTAATTATTGCTATTATCTTATGGTTTCAGACTATGTGGTAAATGGATTAAACCAATTTATGAAAGGAGATAATTCTCCCTCTATTAATAAAGGGCATATTGATGAATGGTTATTTCCATTGCCTCCATTGACAGAACAACAACGCATTGTTCAAAAGATAGAAGAACTATTCTCTGTTCTTGATAACGTTCAAAATGCCTTAGAAGTGTAA
- a CDS encoding tyrosine-type recombinase/integrase, whose product MVTKFKNHLAKTNLAKNTVTSYVWTVQYFLNHYGEVNKKNLLAYKGYLVENFKPQTVNLRLQGINKYLEFTKQEKLKVKFVKVQQKNFLENVISDADYKFLKAQLKVDGYDEWYFIVWFMAATGARVSELLHIKAEHIKVGYLDLYSKGGKIRRLYIPKNLRTEAEKWLKNQGLTSGYIFLNRFGQRITTRGIASQLKHFAEKYGMNKEVVYPHSFRHRFAKNFLDRFNDLALLADLMGHESIETTRIYLRRTASEQQKIVDKVVNW is encoded by the coding sequence ATGGTAACAAAATTCAAAAATCATTTGGCAAAGACTAATCTTGCCAAGAACACCGTCACTTCCTATGTGTGGACGGTGCAGTATTTCCTCAATCATTATGGAGAAGTAAACAAAAAGAACCTTTTGGCATACAAGGGGTATTTGGTGGAGAACTTCAAACCACAGACGGTTAACCTGCGATTGCAAGGAATTAACAAGTATCTGGAGTTTACGAAACAAGAAAAACTAAAAGTGAAGTTCGTAAAAGTACAGCAAAAGAACTTCTTGGAAAATGTAATCAGCGATGCCGATTATAAATTTCTCAAAGCCCAGCTTAAAGTAGATGGTTATGATGAATGGTATTTTATCGTGTGGTTCATGGCTGCCACCGGAGCACGTGTTAGTGAATTGCTCCACATCAAAGCGGAGCATATCAAAGTGGGGTATCTTGATCTGTATAGCAAAGGTGGAAAGATTCGACGGCTATACATCCCCAAGAACCTACGGACGGAAGCAGAGAAATGGTTGAAGAATCAAGGTTTAACATCCGGCTATATCTTTTTGAACCGTTTCGGACAGCGTATTACTACTCGTGGAATCGCTTCCCAACTCAAACATTTTGCCGAAAAATACGGAATGAACAAGGAGGTTGTTTATCCTCATTCATTCCGTCACCGTTTTGCCAAAAACTTCCTTGACCGCTTTAATGACCTTGCTCTACTAGCCGACCTAATGGGGCATGAAAGCATAGAAACTACACGCATCTATCTACGTCGCACTGCCAGCGAACAGCAGAAGATTGTGGATAAAGTGGTTAACTGGTAA
- a CDS encoding restriction endonuclease subunit S: MIFEFCYHITLIYNEYSNNIAKRIGHYQNLPAGWAMCKLSDLCRIENGFAFSSNDYKPQGIPLVRISNVIHNTIDITDCVYIEGITDNKFKISKGDLLIAMSGATTGKMGVYPFDETAYLNQRVGNIKILNKSSLSPVYRNTYMQSKVDEILKIAYGGAQPNISASVIGNFDFPLPPYKEQIRIVETVQRIFDQLDVIHREFIGSP; the protein is encoded by the coding sequence ATGATTTTTGAATTTTGTTACCATATTACATTGATTTATAATGAATACAGTAACAATATAGCAAAACGTATCGGGCATTATCAGAACTTACCAGCAGGATGGGCTATGTGCAAGTTATCTGATTTGTGTAGAATTGAGAATGGTTTTGCTTTCAGCAGCAATGATTATAAGCCACAAGGAATACCATTAGTTCGTATATCAAATGTCATTCATAATACGATAGATATAACTGACTGTGTTTATATTGAGGGTATTACGGACAATAAGTTTAAGATTTCAAAAGGAGATTTGCTTATTGCCATGTCTGGCGCAACAACAGGAAAAATGGGGGTATATCCGTTTGATGAAACAGCATACCTAAATCAACGTGTAGGAAATATCAAAATCTTAAACAAGTCCTCATTGTCTCCTGTTTATCGAAATACTTATATGCAATCAAAAGTTGATGAAATACTAAAAATTGCATATGGAGGAGCACAACCAAATATCAGTGCTTCTGTTATTGGTAATTTTGATTTTCCCTTACCACCATATAAAGAGCAGATACGGATTGTAGAAACTGTTCAAAGAATTTTTGATCAATTAGATGTAATCCACCGAGAGTTTATAGGCTCTCCGTGA